The stretch of DNA ACAATAACCCAACAAGTCCAACGCAGCAGGCGAAAGAAAGTCACTGAAGTAAATTTAGAATTCTGCCGCCGCTGGTTGAGAACGTTGTCCGCAAGGTCGTCTATAAGGTGTTTATGGTTTCATCTGTTGTAGTGCGGAATCCATCTGCTGTAAGTTTGTCTACGGGGCAAATCTTGAGGAAGGTATAAACCACTAATACCAGACGCAGTTACAAGTTAAACTGGAGGGAGATAAGCAGCGTCCTCGCCAATGCCTACAGTTCTTCAGGTTGGCCCCTACAGTTTCATTTTTTTCAGCTCTGACAGAGGCGAACCCGCTCACATCCATGTAAAGCGCGATCGCCAGCTAGCTAAATTTTGGCTCGATTCTGTTTCCTTGGCAAAGAACCGGGGTTTCAAAGATCACGAATTGAGCGATATTTCTCGATTGGTGGAGGAGCATAAACAAACATTGTTGGAGGCTTGGCATGACTACTTTGACACTTGAAACAGAACCCCTGGCATTGCAAGTCAGCGTGACCGATGAGAATTTAATGGTTGACTTGGTCGATGGACGCAGTTTAATAGTTCCCTTGTCTTGGTATCCGCGCCTACTGCAAGCATCCCAGGAGGAGAGACAAAACTGGCAACTTCTAGGAGATGGGTATGCAATTGAGTGGGTTGATTTAGACGAATATATCGGTGTTGAAGGTCTGCTAGCGGGTAGAAAAAGTGGTGAAAGCCGTCATTCTTTTGAGCGTTGGCTTGCAGGGCGAAGTGCCTCTTCACATAATGAGTAAATTGGCAATTTAGATGATGCAGTAAACGATTGAGAGCTATCAGCCCAACTACTCACTATGTGTCAACTTCTGGGGATGAACTGCAATGTGCCGACGGATATTTGCTTCTCCTTTGAGGGCTTCTGCGCCCGGGGTGGCAAAACCGACGACCACAAAGACGGCTGGGGCATTGCCTTTTTTGAAGGTCTAGGCTGCCGGGTCTTCCTCGACGACAGCCCCTCCAGCACCTCCCCGGTGGCGACCCTGGTGCGCCAGTACCCAATCAAATCCATGAACGTAATTGCCCACATTCGCAAGGCCACCGTGGGGCCGGTGGGCCTGGAAAACTGCCACCCCTTCAAGCGCGAGCTGTGGGGCCGCTACTGGGTGTTTGCCCACAACGGCGACGTGCCCACCCTGGAGGCCGACCCCGAGGGCATCTACCGCCCGGTGGGTCAGACCGACAGCGAACGAGCCTTTTGCCTGATGCTCAACACCATTCGCCAGCGCTTCCCCGATCGCAAGCCTCCCATCGCCGACCTCTATGCGGTGTTGCGAGAGGTCACCGCCGACATTGCCCAGCACGGTATCTTTAACTACCTGCTGTCAGATGGCGAGCACTTTTTTGCCCACTGCTCCACCAAGCTCTGCTACCTGGTGCGCCAGGCCCCCTTTGCCGCCGCCCACCTGATCGACGAAGACCTGACGGTGGATTTTCAGGAACTGACTACGCCGAGCGATCGCGTCGCCGTGATCGCCACCACCTCCCTCACCGACAACGAAGCCTGGACACCCATTCAGCCCGGTGAACTGCTGGTGTTTCAGGATGGTGCGCCGCTGCTTTCCCTGGCATGAGGCCATTGAATACAAGCGTTGGGCGACAGGGATTTACCGAATCGCCCAAATACTTTGTCAAAAGAATTGAGCGAAGTTTAATTTCATTTGTAACTGAGTTTACTTGAAATTAAATTTCGCTGCGTGCCATACTGCGCCAGCAAACCACGGTATTTCGACCGATGTGCCGGGGTTTGCTGAGTATCCCTGTGGAGGTGCAGCAATGGCATCCAAACCCAATCGTTCTATGGCCTGGGGCATGACCCGGCGACAGTCGCTCAAGTCCTTGGGCGGGTTGTTTGCCACTGGGTTCGGCCTCAGTTTGGCGGCTACGGCGTGCAGCACCGACCCCACCACCAGCGTCGAGCCCGAACCCGCCGCTGCCCAGGCCAAGGCCAGGGTGCTGCGCATCGGCCACCAAAAGTTCGACCCGTTCATTTTGATCAAGGCGCGGGGCGGGCTGGAGGAGCGGCTTAAGGCCTTTGGCACCCGCATCGAGTGGACCGAGTTTCAGTCGGGGCCGCCGATGCTGGAGGCGTTGAACGTGGGCAGCATCGACCTGGCCCGCACTGGCGATGCCCCGCCGATCTTTGCCCAGGCGGCGGATACGCCCTTTCTCTATGTGGGCAGCGGCGCACCCCGGCCCAGCAGCTCCGGCATTCTGGTCAAGGAGGGTTCAGAGCTGCGATCGCTCGCCGACCTCAAAGGCAAAAAAGTCGGCTTCCAGCGCGGTTCCAGTGCCCACTTCCTGGTGGTGCAGGCCCTCAAGGAATCCGGGCTAACCCCCAGCGATATCCAGCCCGAGAACCTCTCCCCCGCCGATGCCCGCGCCGCCTTCGAGCAGGACAACATCGACGCCTGGGCGATCTGGGACCCCTTCTACGCCGCCGCCGAAAAGCAGGTTGGGGCACGCGCCCTGACCACAGGCGAAGGATTGGCCCCCAACCGGGAGTTCTTCCTGGCTCACAAAACCTTCGCGGCGGACAACGAGGCCCTGCTGCTGGCCCTGCTGGAAGAAACTGCCGAAGTAGCCCGCTGGGCCGACGACAACCCCGACGAGGTGGTTGAGGTGCTGGCCCCCGTGACGGGCATCGAGCCCGACATTCTAGAGACCGTCACCCGCCGCCGCAGCTGGACCTTTGATGCGGTGCAGCCCGATGCGATCGCCGAACAGCAGCGCATCGCCGACGCCTTCTACGAACTGGATCTAATTCCCAAATCCGTCCAGGTCCTCGACGTCATCTGGCGACCCACCTAACCCCCCACCCATCCACCCCCTACCCATCGACCCCCTACCCCCTACCCCCCACCCATCCACCTATGTCACCCACCCACCCCACCCCCTCCCGCCGCCGCTTCCTCCGCCAGAGCAGCCTCTTTCTCGGCGGCGTTGCCCTGGCGGGCACCGTCAACGCCTGTAGCACCGAGTCCACCCCCCAGGCCACTGCACCCGCCACCACCGCCGCCGCCCCGGCCACCGCATCGGCGGGGGGCAGCAAAGCCATCCGCGTCGGCTACCAAAAATCCTCCACCATTCTCAACCTGCTGAAAAACCAGAAGCGCCTGGAGGACCGCTTCAAGGGCGAGTCCGTCAATATCAGCTTCAACGAGTTTGCCGCTGGCCCCCAAATGTTGGAGGCGCTCAACGTCGGCAGCATCGACCTGGCCTACACGGGCGAAACACCCCCCGTCTTTGCCCAGGCCGCCGATGCCCCCCTGCTCTACATCGCCTGGGAAGATGTCGGCCCCCTGGCGGAGGCCCTGCTAGTGCAGCAGGACTCGCCCATCCAGAGCGTGGCCGAGCTAAAGGGCAAAAAAGTGGCCCTCAACAAGGGTTCCAACGTTCACTACCTGCTGGTCAAAGCGCTAGAAGAGGCGGGCCTCCAGTACAGCGACATTGAAACCGCCTACCTGCCCCCCGGCGATGCCCGCCCCGCCTTCGAGCAAAAGAACGTGGATGCCTGGGTGATCTGGGATCCCTTCCAGGCGGCAGCGGAGAAGCAGCTGGGGGCGAGAATTCTGCGCGACGGCAAGGGCATTGTGCAAAATCGCGGCTTCTACCTGGCCACCAAATCCTTTGTGGAGGGCAACCCAGACCTGGTAACTGGGCTGCTGGAGGAGCTGGAAGCCGTCAGCACCTTCGCCAAAGACAATCCCCCAGAGGTGTCGAAGTTTCTCTCCAACGAGCTGGGCATTCCCACCGATGTGCTGGATCTGGTTGAAACCCGCCGGGGTTACGGCATTCAGCCCATCACCCCAGAGGTGGTCGCCTACCAGCAGGACGTGGCCGATGTGTTCTACAACCTCCAGCTCATTCCCAAACAAATTGACGTGTCTACGGTGATCTGGACGAAGTAGCGCCGTCCAGCACCGCCAAGCCTGGCGCAGGTTCAGGCAGCATCCCTCAAAGGCGGCTGAAAAGCCCGTGCTCTCCTGACTCAAATCTCCGTCCTGCGCCTTTTCTCTTGACCTCCCTTTTGCCCACTCCCATGAGCTTAGACATCCACTGGTTTATTCCTACCCACGGCGATGGCCGCTACCTGGGCACCGCCCACGGCGGTCGCGCTATTACCGCTGACTACCTGCGGCAGTTGGCCGGGGCCATTGACCAACTGGGCTATGCCGGGGCGCTGCTGCCCACGGGCAAATCCTGCGAAGACGCCTGGATCACCGCCGCCTCGCTGATTGCCGTCACCCGGCGGATGAAGTTCCTGGTGGCGATTCGCCCCGGCATTTCGTCGCCGGGGATGGCGGCCCGGATGGCCGCCACCTTCGATCGCATCTCCAATGGCCGCCTGCTGGTCAACGTCGTCACCGGGGGCGACCCCACCGAACTCGCTGGTGACGGTCTGCACCTCGACAAGCAAGAACGCTACGAACTCACCGACGAATTCCTGGAAGTCTGGCGCGGCGTCATGCAGCGGCAGGTGGTGGATTTTGAGGGCCAGCACCTGACGGTGAAAGGCGCAAAGCTGCTGTTCCCCCCCGTGCAAGACCCCTACCCGCCCCTGTACTTTGGCGGTTCCTCCCCCATCGCCAAAGAGATCGCCGCCAAACACGTAGACCTGTACCTCACCTGGGGCGAACCCCCCGCCCAGGTAGCCGAGAAAATTGCCGAAGTGCGCCAGCTTGCTGAAGCCCAGGGACGCACCCTGCGCTTCGGTATTCGCCTCCACGTCATCGTGCGCGAAACCACCGCCCAGGCCTGGGACGCCGCCAATGACCTGATCCGCTACCTGGATGACGACACCATCGCCGCCGCCCAGGCCGCCCTGGCCACCGCCGACTCTGAAGGCCAGCGCCGCATGGTCGCTCTCCACGGCGGCCGCCGCGACAGCCTCGAAATTAGCCCCAACCTGTGGGCCGGGGTCGGCCTGGTGCGCGGCGGGGCCGGTACCGCCCTGGTCGGCGACCCCGACACCGTCGCCCAGCGCATGCAGGAATACATCGACCTCGGCATCGACACCTTTATCTTCTCCGGCTATCCCCACCTCGAAGAAGCCTACCGCTTCGCCGAGCTGGTCTTTCCCAAACTACCTCTGGAGAACCTGCCGACGGTAGCCCCCAGCCGCTACGTCAGCCCGATCGGCGAGATTATCGCCAACGAGAAGGTTCCTGCTCCGGCGAGTTAGGTGGGGAGTGGATGGGTGGATGGGTGGATGAGTGGATGAGTTAGTTGCTTGCTCACCCCCTACCCCCTACCCATCCACCCCTACCCCCTACCCATCCACCCCCTACCCCCTACCCATCCACCCCTACCCCCTACTCCTATGCCCGTCCTAGAACGTCTCGATCAAGCCAGCATTCTCGCTACCGCAAAGGCTCTGTCGCAAGAACTCGCTGCCAATGCCGTGGAGCGCGATCGCACCGCTGGTATTCCCACCTACGAAGTCTCGCGCCTGCGGGAAACCGGTCTGCTCTCTCTAGTGATTCCCCAGGAGTACGGCGGCACCGGGGCCGACTTGGTGACGGTGTACCGGGTAATCAAAGAACTGGCCAAGGCCGATGGATCGATTGGGCAGCTCTACGGCAACCATGTGGGGCTGGTCACCCTGGCCCATGCGATCGGCACCCCGGCCCAGAAAGAGCGCGACTATCGCGGCACTGCCCAGCACCAGTGGTTTTGGGGCAATGCCATCAACACCCGCGACGATCGCCTTGCGCTCAGCCCCGACGGCGATGGCTTTCGGCTGAATGGCCAGAAGGGCTTTGGCACGGGCATTCCCGCTGCCGATCGCTGGGTGTTTTCGGCGGTGCAGGCGGGGGTAGAGCTGCCCCTGTTTTTGGCGATTCCGAGCGATCGCCCCGGCGTCACTATCCACGACGACTGGGACAACGTGGGCCAGCGCCGCACCGCCAGCAACAGCCTCAGCTTCGACAATGTCTGGGTCGAAGCCGACGAAATCTACGGCCCCCCGGTTGACCCCGACGGAGCCTTCGCCACCCTGCCCGGCCCTGTGGCTCAGGTGGCCAAGGTCTACACCTACCTGGGCATTGCCGAAGGAGCGCTGGAGGCG from Leptolyngbya sp. KIOST-1 encodes:
- the ssuD gene encoding FMNH2-dependent alkanesulfonate monooxygenase; protein product: MSLDIHWFIPTHGDGRYLGTAHGGRAITADYLRQLAGAIDQLGYAGALLPTGKSCEDAWITAASLIAVTRRMKFLVAIRPGISSPGMAARMAATFDRISNGRLLVNVVTGGDPTELAGDGLHLDKQERYELTDEFLEVWRGVMQRQVVDFEGQHLTVKGAKLLFPPVQDPYPPLYFGGSSPIAKEIAAKHVDLYLTWGEPPAQVAEKIAEVRQLAEAQGRTLRFGIRLHVIVRETTAQAWDAANDLIRYLDDDTIAAAQAALATADSEGQRRMVALHGGRRDSLEISPNLWAGVGLVRGGAGTALVGDPDTVAQRMQEYIDLGIDTFIFSGYPHLEEAYRFAELVFPKLPLENLPTVAPSRYVSPIGEIIANEKVPAPAS
- a CDS encoding sulfonate ABC transporter substrate-binding protein: MSPTHPTPSRRRFLRQSSLFLGGVALAGTVNACSTESTPQATAPATTAAAPATASAGGSKAIRVGYQKSSTILNLLKNQKRLEDRFKGESVNISFNEFAAGPQMLEALNVGSIDLAYTGETPPVFAQAADAPLLYIAWEDVGPLAEALLVQQDSPIQSVAELKGKKVALNKGSNVHYLLVKALEEAGLQYSDIETAYLPPGDARPAFEQKNVDAWVIWDPFQAAAEKQLGARILRDGKGIVQNRGFYLATKSFVEGNPDLVTGLLEELEAVSTFAKDNPPEVSKFLSNELGIPTDVLDLVETRRGYGIQPITPEVVAYQQDVADVFYNLQLIPKQIDVSTVIWTK
- a CDS encoding DUF2442 domain-containing protein produces the protein MTTLTLETEPLALQVSVTDENLMVDLVDGRSLIVPLSWYPRLLQASQEERQNWQLLGDGYAIEWVDLDEYIGVEGLLAGRKSGESRHSFERWLAGRSASSHNE
- a CDS encoding class II glutamine amidotransferase, producing the protein MCQLLGMNCNVPTDICFSFEGFCARGGKTDDHKDGWGIAFFEGLGCRVFLDDSPSSTSPVATLVRQYPIKSMNVIAHIRKATVGPVGLENCHPFKRELWGRYWVFAHNGDVPTLEADPEGIYRPVGQTDSERAFCLMLNTIRQRFPDRKPPIADLYAVLREVTADIAQHGIFNYLLSDGEHFFAHCSTKLCYLVRQAPFAAAHLIDEDLTVDFQELTTPSDRVAVIATTSLTDNEAWTPIQPGELLVFQDGAPLLSLA
- a CDS encoding sulfonate ABC transporter substrate-binding protein; the encoded protein is MASKPNRSMAWGMTRRQSLKSLGGLFATGFGLSLAATACSTDPTTSVEPEPAAAQAKARVLRIGHQKFDPFILIKARGGLEERLKAFGTRIEWTEFQSGPPMLEALNVGSIDLARTGDAPPIFAQAADTPFLYVGSGAPRPSSSGILVKEGSELRSLADLKGKKVGFQRGSSAHFLVVQALKESGLTPSDIQPENLSPADARAAFEQDNIDAWAIWDPFYAAAEKQVGARALTTGEGLAPNREFFLAHKTFAADNEALLLALLEETAEVARWADDNPDEVVEVLAPVTGIEPDILETVTRRRSWTFDAVQPDAIAEQQRIADAFYELDLIPKSVQVLDVIWRPT
- a CDS encoding acyl-CoA dehydrogenase family protein, which encodes MPVLERLDQASILATAKALSQELAANAVERDRTAGIPTYEVSRLRETGLLSLVIPQEYGGTGADLVTVYRVIKELAKADGSIGQLYGNHVGLVTLAHAIGTPAQKERDYRGTAQHQWFWGNAINTRDDRLALSPDGDGFRLNGQKGFGTGIPAADRWVFSAVQAGVELPLFLAIPSDRPGVTIHDDWDNVGQRRTASNSLSFDNVWVEADEIYGPPVDPDGAFATLPGPVAQVAKVYTYLGIAEGALEAARQYTQEKTRPWVASGVSGITTEPYILRHYGELWTELQAASHLADKVAEQVQAAWEKGDALTREQRGEVAVQVSAAKAFATRVGLDIANRIFEVTGSRATATHYGFDRYWRDLRTFTLHDPADYKLRDVGNWFLNGIYPTPTQYS
- a CDS encoding DUF4160 domain-containing protein; amino-acid sequence: MPTVLQVGPYSFIFFSSDRGEPAHIHVKRDRQLAKFWLDSVSLAKNRGFKDHELSDISRLVEEHKQTLLEAWHDYFDT